In Numidum massiliense, a single genomic region encodes these proteins:
- a CDS encoding glycosyltransferase, with translation MSESRQRVLAYRNEGALPNTKAIDTPLGKVLAATIFAVCVFLMFHVNFRAEKDVDYIFGVLMSITLAYFLLKMLISFFYTPAKGEPGEHKVSVVVPCYNENTYSVQVMIESLLKQSYPVHEIIFVDDGSADITTYQAVKKLAEENPKIRCHRFDKNKGKKEGQKWAFERATGDIIMLTDSDSYISRHAVKEMLRQFRDEKVSSVVGHINARNENDSFITRLQDILYQGAFRVGRGAQSVTGTVLVCSGALSMHRREVVMDNLDFFMKEKRLGIAIKNGDDRCLTIAALKSGGKTKYQSTATAVTDVPEDLTKFFKQQTRWARSFFLYSMVSLKYAWKRPSFLFWLIGEGAMWALFTTSVIQSLTKVTNLTATNWQMYAYYTICYLILASLNHGLYYIFRNPFRYFLAPLFALAHMAIIFPVRLYALLTIWKDNWGTR, from the coding sequence ATGAGTGAAAGCAGACAACGCGTCCTCGCTTACCGCAACGAAGGCGCGTTGCCAAATACGAAGGCGATCGACACGCCGCTAGGGAAAGTTCTCGCCGCGACGATCTTTGCGGTGTGCGTGTTTCTAATGTTTCATGTCAATTTCCGTGCGGAAAAAGACGTAGACTACATTTTTGGTGTCTTAATGTCGATCACGCTCGCCTATTTTTTGCTAAAAATGCTTATTTCTTTTTTTTATACACCAGCAAAAGGGGAACCAGGCGAGCATAAAGTGTCCGTCGTCGTGCCTTGTTATAACGAAAACACCTATTCGGTGCAAGTAATGATCGAGAGTTTGCTTAAACAAAGTTACCCGGTGCACGAAATTATTTTTGTCGACGACGGCAGTGCCGATATTACGACGTATCAAGCGGTCAAAAAGTTGGCAGAGGAGAACCCGAAGATCCGTTGCCACCGCTTCGACAAGAACAAAGGCAAAAAAGAGGGGCAGAAATGGGCGTTTGAGCGGGCGACAGGGGACATTATTATGCTCACCGACTCGGACAGCTATATTTCTCGACATGCTGTCAAAGAAATGTTGCGCCAGTTTCGGGACGAGAAAGTGTCCTCTGTCGTCGGTCACATTAACGCGCGCAATGAGAATGACAGTTTCATCACGCGACTACAAGACATCCTGTACCAAGGAGCGTTTCGCGTCGGTCGAGGGGCGCAATCGGTGACGGGAACGGTGCTCGTCTGTTCTGGGGCGCTGTCGATGCACCGAAGAGAAGTCGTCATGGACAACCTAGACTTTTTCATGAAAGAGAAACGACTTGGGATCGCCATAAAAAATGGAGATGACCGCTGTCTGACGATTGCCGCTTTAAAATCGGGTGGCAAGACGAAGTACCAATCGACAGCTACTGCGGTTACTGACGTTCCGGAAGATTTGACGAAATTTTTCAAGCAGCAGACCCGCTGGGCGCGCTCGTTCTTTCTATACAGTATGGTGAGCTTGAAATATGCGTGGAAACGGCCGTCCTTTCTCTTTTGGCTAATCGGGGAAGGAGCGATGTGGGCACTGTTTACGACATCAGTGATTCAGTCTTTAACGAAGGTGACGAACCTGACGGCTACTAATTGGCAAATGTACGCGTACTATACGATTTGTTATTTGATTCTCGCGTCGCTCAATCACGGCCTTTACTACATTTTTCGCAATCCCTTCCGCTATTTTTTGGCGCCACTATTTGCACTGGCACACATGGCGATTATTTTTCCGGTAAGGCTGTACGCGTTGTTGACGATTTGGAAAGACAATTGGGGGACTCGTTAA
- a CDS encoding PTS lactose/cellobiose transporter subunit IIA: MSELNLEQCIFEIISHGGNAKSTAYDALEKAKAYDFTACDALMAQADDELTEAHKTQTTLIQTELQGESFEKSLLLIHAQDHLMTAISEMSLIKEMIDMYRKMSELEQNR, translated from the coding sequence ATGAGTGAATTGAACTTGGAGCAATGCATTTTTGAAATTATCTCTCACGGCGGGAATGCAAAAAGTACCGCCTACGATGCGTTAGAAAAAGCGAAGGCGTACGATTTTACTGCGTGTGACGCCTTGATGGCGCAGGCCGACGACGAATTAACGGAAGCACACAAGACACAGACGACATTAATCCAAACTGAATTGCAAGGTGAGTCCTTCGAAAAATCGTTACTACTAATTCACGCGCAAGACCACTTAATGACGGCGATCAGTGAGATGTCCCTGATTAAAGAAATGATCGACATGTATCGCAAAATGAGTGAACTAGAACAGAATCGGTAA
- a CDS encoding DUF871 domain-containing protein: MKKRLGVSIYPHHSDVARDMDYLETAHRYGVERVFTCLLSVDGNKDKILADFKESLACANRLGMEVIVDISPRVLKELQLSYDDLVFFHELGAAGIRLDMGFSGLEEAKMTYNPYGLNIEINMSNATRYLDNIMCYQPNRDRLIGCHNFYPHKYAGLAYDFFIECSEKFKVHGLRTAAFVSSQAASFGPWPIVEGLPTLEMHRDLPIDVQAKHLYATGLIDDVIVGNAYASEEELQRLSEVNREMISLAVTLHEGVTDLERKIVFDEFHFYRGDVSDYMIRSTQSRVKYRGQPFPPHNTQPIRRGDILIENDLYGQYAGELQIARRDMENSGKTNVVGRIREGEIFLIDYINPWGKFSFTEYKR; the protein is encoded by the coding sequence GTGAAAAAGCGGCTTGGCGTGTCGATTTACCCGCATCATTCGGATGTGGCTCGCGATATGGACTACTTGGAGACGGCCCATCGTTACGGTGTTGAGCGGGTGTTTACGTGTTTGTTGTCCGTGGACGGGAACAAGGATAAAATCTTGGCGGACTTTAAAGAATCGCTCGCCTGTGCGAACCGGTTGGGGATGGAAGTGATCGTCGACATTAGCCCACGCGTGTTAAAAGAACTTCAGCTTTCATACGACGACTTAGTATTCTTTCACGAGTTAGGGGCGGCCGGCATTCGTCTCGACATGGGCTTTTCTGGTCTGGAAGAAGCGAAAATGACGTACAATCCGTACGGGTTAAACATTGAGATCAACATGAGTAATGCGACGCGGTACTTGGACAACATCATGTGTTACCAACCGAACCGCGACCGGTTAATCGGGTGCCACAACTTTTACCCGCACAAATACGCCGGGCTCGCTTATGACTTTTTTATAGAATGCAGTGAAAAATTCAAGGTGCACGGGTTGCGGACTGCCGCCTTCGTCTCCTCGCAAGCAGCCTCTTTCGGGCCGTGGCCGATCGTCGAAGGATTGCCGACACTGGAAATGCATCGGGACCTACCGATCGACGTGCAAGCAAAGCATTTGTACGCGACCGGGTTAATCGACGATGTGATCGTCGGCAACGCTTACGCTTCGGAAGAGGAATTACAGCGCTTAAGTGAGGTCAATCGAGAAATGATCTCCCTCGCAGTAACGTTACACGAAGGGGTTACTGATTTAGAGCGGAAAATCGTTTTTGACGAATTTCACTTTTACCGCGGCGACGTGTCCGATTACATGATTCGTTCGACGCAGAGCCGGGTGAAATATCGCGGACAACCGTTCCCGCCACACAACACGCAGCCGATTAGGCGCGGCGATATTTTAATCGAAAACGATTTATACGGGCAGTACGCCGGCGAGTTACAAATTGCGCGACGCGACATGGAGAACTCCGGAAAGACGAACGTGGTGGGGCGGATCCGCGAAGGGGAAATTTTCTTGATCGACTATATTAATCCGTGGGGAAAATTTTCGTTTACGGAGTATAAAAGATAA
- a CDS encoding MurR/RpiR family transcriptional regulator: protein MKLINNQMPHFSSAERNVAQYVADHLSDVVNMTTKQLAAACNSSEASVIRFCKRIGINSFKGLKIEIAKGLHQEHTRAAIVDSPFDFNDDMRTVVDKATARSIDSLNHTRKILSLEALDAAVQAFHQANRIYLYGAAGSSIVVQDLAQKLLRINCHAFQSNDFHVQMMMAANMDDEDVLFLVSTSGETKEILQLLTTAKETGTKTVLLTQLGKSTAASQADIVLNISAEEHDIRIGTMSARIAELAVIDMLFIGLCIEKGDQVFQRIVNTHHAVKKIKHLQEEN, encoded by the coding sequence ATGAAGCTCATTAACAACCAGATGCCCCATTTTTCCTCTGCCGAACGGAACGTGGCTCAGTATGTGGCAGACCATTTGAGCGACGTCGTCAATATGACGACGAAACAACTCGCTGCCGCCTGCAACAGTAGTGAAGCGTCGGTCATCCGCTTCTGCAAGCGGATCGGCATTAATAGTTTTAAAGGGTTGAAGATCGAAATCGCCAAAGGCCTTCACCAAGAGCATACGCGGGCAGCGATCGTCGATTCCCCCTTTGATTTTAACGATGACATGCGCACAGTTGTCGATAAAGCTACCGCGAGGTCGATCGATTCGCTTAACCATACGCGTAAAATTCTCTCGCTCGAAGCTTTAGACGCTGCCGTGCAAGCGTTCCATCAGGCCAACCGCATTTATTTGTACGGCGCGGCAGGGTCATCGATCGTCGTACAAGACTTGGCGCAAAAACTGCTACGCATTAACTGTCACGCGTTCCAGTCTAACGACTTTCACGTGCAGATGATGATGGCAGCCAACATGGATGACGAAGACGTGTTGTTTCTAGTCTCGACGTCAGGGGAAACGAAGGAAATCTTGCAACTGTTAACGACAGCGAAAGAGACAGGCACGAAGACGGTGCTACTGACACAGCTAGGAAAATCGACGGCCGCCAGCCAAGCTGACATCGTGCTCAACATTTCCGCGGAGGAGCACGACATCCGCATCGGCACGATGAGCGCACGCATCGCCGAATTAGCAGTCATCGATATGTTGTTCATCGGTTTGTGTATCGAAAAAGGCGACCAAGTGTTTCAACGCATTGTCAATACGCACCACGCGGTCAAAAAAATTAAGCACTTACAGGAGGAGAATTGA
- a CDS encoding nucleotide sugar dehydrogenase: MSLAVETVKNHYFQALKSKLQHETAKMGVVGLGYVGLPNAVAKAKGGYRVTGFEVDAAKAEQINRGTSYISDVPSRELSDTVRQGRLTATTDFRELDDIDVVFISVPTPVDAYKQPDLSYVKRAADSVAAHISSGTLVILESTTYPETTEEIVVPALRAKDFTVGEDVFVAYSPERIDPGNKQFNVENTPRIVGGMTPQCTELACLAIGTHTFAVSSPKVAELAKIHENTFRYVNIALANELTLICEKMGIDVWEVIDAAATKPYGFTPFYPSAGVGGHCIPIDPYYLTYKSRRYGVRTRLSELAGEINDYMPEYALRRIVELLNRQGKAVAGSRIALMGAAYKRDIADTRESSVYRIYSGLKKMDADLAIFDPYVSEIVVGGKRIDVAPPDYERINTADLVVILTDHTQVAYDQIAQIILDTRNILPGSEQVYKL; this comes from the coding sequence ATGTCTTTAGCAGTAGAAACAGTAAAGAACCATTATTTCCAAGCGCTTAAAAGCAAACTGCAACATGAAACGGCGAAAATGGGCGTCGTCGGCTTAGGGTATGTCGGCTTGCCCAATGCGGTGGCCAAGGCGAAAGGCGGTTATCGAGTGACTGGTTTTGAAGTGGACGCTGCGAAGGCCGAGCAAATTAACCGCGGGACGAGTTACATTTCGGACGTGCCGAGTCGTGAGCTCTCCGATACCGTTCGGCAAGGGAGATTAACGGCGACGACCGACTTTCGCGAGCTGGACGATATCGACGTTGTTTTCATTTCTGTACCGACGCCTGTCGACGCCTACAAACAGCCGGACTTATCGTATGTGAAACGTGCCGCTGACTCGGTTGCCGCGCACATTTCGAGTGGGACGCTCGTCATTTTGGAAAGTACGACTTATCCCGAGACGACGGAAGAAATTGTCGTTCCCGCTTTACGAGCTAAAGATTTTACCGTCGGGGAAGACGTGTTTGTCGCCTATTCGCCGGAACGGATTGATCCCGGCAACAAACAGTTCAATGTTGAGAACACGCCGCGCATCGTCGGCGGGATGACGCCACAATGTACCGAACTCGCCTGTTTAGCGATCGGTACGCATACGTTTGCGGTCTCCAGTCCGAAAGTGGCCGAACTCGCAAAAATTCATGAAAATACGTTTCGCTACGTCAATATTGCGTTGGCAAATGAGTTGACGTTAATTTGTGAAAAAATGGGGATTGACGTGTGGGAAGTGATTGACGCTGCAGCCACGAAACCGTACGGTTTCACCCCGTTTTACCCTTCCGCTGGGGTCGGTGGCCACTGTATCCCGATCGATCCGTATTACTTGACATACAAATCGCGCAGGTACGGCGTCCGGACGAGGTTATCGGAACTGGCAGGGGAGATTAACGATTACATGCCCGAGTACGCGTTGCGCCGCATTGTCGAACTACTCAACAGGCAAGGAAAGGCGGTCGCCGGTAGCCGCATCGCCTTGATGGGAGCCGCGTATAAACGCGATATCGCCGACACGCGCGAATCATCCGTCTACCGCATTTACAGCGGATTAAAAAAAATGGATGCTGATCTCGCGATTTTCGATCCGTACGTTTCGGAAATCGTGGTCGGCGGCAAGCGCATCGACGTCGCTCCCCCAGATTATGAACGCATTAACACGGCCGATTTGGTGGTCATTCTGACGGATCATACACAAGTTGCTTACGATCAAATCGCGCAGATCATCTTGGACACGCGCAACATTTTGCCGGGTTCGGAGCAGGTGTATAAGTTGTAA
- a CDS encoding PTS sugar transporter subunit IIB, with translation MKVLFVCSGGMSSAIVVNALKKEAEKNGMEMEVHAIGTSEVTSEIGKGWDVCMVAPQIRHRFDQVKEAADEAGVPCGKIPPQGYTPLGGPILLKTVKELTK, from the coding sequence ATGAAAGTTTTGTTCGTCTGTTCAGGAGGCATGTCCAGCGCCATCGTTGTAAACGCACTAAAAAAAGAAGCTGAAAAAAATGGCATGGAGATGGAAGTACACGCCATCGGGACGTCTGAAGTAACTTCGGAAATTGGAAAAGGGTGGGACGTATGTATGGTGGCCCCGCAAATTCGGCACCGCTTCGATCAAGTGAAAGAAGCCGCTGACGAAGCCGGCGTGCCGTGCGGCAAAATTCCACCGCAAGGCTATACGCCGCTCGGTGGCCCGATCTTGTTGAAAACGGTGAAAGAACTCACGAAGTAA
- a CDS encoding PTS sugar transporter subunit IIC, with protein MSNKFVDFLENKLSGPMARLAEQRHLQAIRDGVISALPFIIVGSFFLIFAMPPLPESWGYTQWATAHQTEILIPFRMTMFIMSLYIAFGVGYNLAKSYKLDPLSGAQLAVASLLLTIVPHFIKDDGFYLPMANLGGQGLFVTMIVSIVAVEILRLCKENNWTIKMPEQVPASVARSFEALIPVTIVILLMTTITVVFGLDLHALVQQAVSPLVKAGDSLIGVLIPVFLITFFWSFGIHGVSVVGTVARPLWTMYEHANATAAAEGAATLPHVAPEMFYQWFVWIGGSGATLGLVIAMLFFARSKYSKSLGRATIVPSLFNINEPVIFGVPIVLNPILIIPFMVTPLITTTLSYIVTSIGLVTPTYAHPPWTLPAPIGAYLATGGDWKAIVLVLVNILISFLIYLPFFRMYDKKMVEMEQGETAA; from the coding sequence ATGAGCAACAAATTTGTCGATTTTCTAGAGAATAAGTTGTCCGGTCCGATGGCAAGGCTTGCCGAGCAGAGGCACTTACAAGCAATTAGAGACGGTGTCATTTCCGCCTTGCCGTTCATTATTGTCGGTTCGTTTTTTTTAATCTTTGCCATGCCACCGTTGCCGGAATCGTGGGGATACACGCAATGGGCGACAGCACATCAAACAGAAATATTAATCCCGTTCCGGATGACGATGTTCATCATGTCGCTGTACATTGCCTTTGGTGTCGGCTACAACTTGGCGAAAAGTTATAAACTTGACCCGTTGTCCGGCGCTCAACTTGCCGTCGCGTCACTATTACTTACGATCGTTCCCCACTTCATCAAAGATGACGGTTTCTACTTGCCAATGGCAAACCTCGGAGGACAAGGGCTGTTCGTCACGATGATCGTTTCGATCGTGGCGGTAGAAATTTTACGCCTCTGTAAAGAAAATAACTGGACAATTAAAATGCCGGAGCAAGTCCCAGCGTCGGTGGCGCGCTCCTTTGAAGCGCTCATCCCAGTGACGATCGTCATTTTACTAATGACGACAATTACCGTCGTTTTCGGGCTCGACTTACACGCATTAGTGCAACAAGCTGTGTCACCGCTCGTTAAAGCGGGAGACAGTCTAATCGGCGTCCTCATTCCCGTGTTTCTCATTACGTTCTTTTGGTCCTTCGGGATTCACGGTGTATCTGTCGTCGGCACAGTGGCACGGCCATTGTGGACGATGTATGAACATGCTAACGCTACCGCAGCGGCAGAAGGGGCAGCAACACTCCCACACGTCGCTCCAGAAATGTTTTACCAATGGTTCGTTTGGATCGGCGGTTCGGGTGCGACATTAGGACTTGTGATTGCCATGCTCTTCTTCGCCCGCTCAAAATACTCGAAATCACTAGGAAGGGCGACAATCGTCCCCAGTCTGTTCAACATTAACGAACCGGTCATTTTCGGGGTACCGATCGTGTTAAACCCGATTCTCATCATTCCGTTCATGGTGACACCGCTCATCACAACGACACTTTCGTACATTGTCACGTCGATTGGGTTGGTGACGCCGACGTACGCGCACCCGCCGTGGACATTACCCGCCCCGATTGGCGCTTACTTAGCGACGGGGGGCGACTGGAAGGCAATCGTGCTCGTACTCGTCAACATCCTCATCTCCTTCCTCATCTACTTACCATTTTTTAGAATGTACGACAAAAAAATGGTGGAGATGGAACAAGGCGAAACGGCGGCATAA
- a CDS encoding 6-phospho-beta-glucosidase, with amino-acid sequence MTTEGIKIATIGGGSSYTPEFVEGLIRRYDELPVRELWLVDIPEGKEKLEIVGNLAKRMVAKAQVPMEIHLTLDRQQALAGADFVTTQMRVGLLDARIKDERIPLKYGMIGQETNGAGGLFKGLRTIPVLMDIAAEMQELCPDAWLINFTNPAGMVTEALLRYGAHDKVIGVCNLPVNVRMTIAKLLDVPYERVLIKFAGLNHLVYGLDVFVDGVSVMDQVIELLTNPDNQPNMQNIAPIPWEPSFIRSLKLIPCPYHRYYYKTKEILDEELKSFETGTTRAEVVKNIEAELFELYKDENLAIKPPQLEQRGGAYYSDAACNLIDSIYNDKGDIQTLNVRNDGAIADLPHESAVEVNCVVTKHGPQPLAVGNLPVAVNGLVQHIKSFERVAAEAAVTGSYEQALLAMSINPLVPSDELAKRVLDDLLEAHKEYLPQFF; translated from the coding sequence ATGACGACTGAAGGTATTAAAATTGCCACTATCGGCGGAGGCTCTAGTTATACGCCAGAATTCGTGGAAGGACTCATCCGCCGCTACGACGAATTGCCAGTCCGCGAACTGTGGCTCGTCGATATTCCGGAAGGAAAAGAAAAACTGGAGATCGTCGGCAATTTGGCCAAGCGGATGGTGGCAAAAGCGCAAGTTCCGATGGAAATCCATTTGACGCTCGACCGCCAACAAGCACTCGCGGGCGCCGACTTTGTGACGACACAAATGCGCGTCGGCTTGTTGGACGCACGGATCAAAGATGAGCGCATCCCGCTCAAGTACGGCATGATCGGACAAGAGACGAACGGTGCAGGTGGGCTGTTCAAAGGGTTGCGCACGATTCCGGTGTTAATGGACATCGCTGCGGAAATGCAAGAACTGTGCCCGGATGCCTGGCTCATTAACTTCACAAACCCCGCAGGGATGGTCACCGAAGCGCTCCTCCGCTACGGCGCGCACGATAAAGTCATCGGCGTGTGCAACTTGCCCGTCAACGTGCGCATGACGATTGCCAAACTGCTCGACGTCCCTTACGAACGCGTCCTGATCAAATTTGCGGGACTGAACCACCTCGTGTACGGGCTGGACGTGTTTGTCGACGGCGTTTCTGTCATGGATCAAGTGATTGAACTGCTCACGAATCCGGACAACCAGCCAAACATGCAAAATATCGCCCCGATTCCGTGGGAGCCGTCTTTTATTCGCTCGTTAAAACTCATTCCGTGTCCTTATCACCGCTACTACTATAAAACGAAAGAAATTCTTGACGAGGAATTGAAAAGCTTCGAAACGGGGACGACGCGCGCGGAAGTCGTTAAAAACATTGAAGCAGAGCTGTTTGAACTGTACAAAGACGAAAATTTAGCGATTAAACCGCCGCAACTGGAACAAAGAGGCGGTGCCTACTACAGCGATGCCGCCTGCAATTTGATCGACTCAATTTACAACGATAAAGGTGACATTCAAACGTTAAACGTGCGCAACGACGGTGCCATTGCCGATCTGCCGCACGAATCGGCTGTCGAAGTTAACTGCGTCGTCACGAAACACGGTCCACAGCCGCTCGCTGTCGGCAATCTCCCCGTCGCCGTCAACGGACTCGTGCAGCACATTAAGTCGTTTGAAAGAGTCGCCGCCGAAGCTGCCGTCACCGGCTCGTACGAGCAGGCACTGTTAGCGATGAGCATTAACCCGCTCGTACCGAGCGACGAGTTGGCGAAACGCGTGCTGGACGACTTGTTAGAAGCACATAAGGAGTATTTGCCGCAGTTTTTTTAA
- the murQ gene encoding N-acetylmuramic acid 6-phosphate etherase encodes MNLQSILTERRNPATEQIDQLSTLEIVQLINDEDQKVPQVIAGILPTIATVVDKIVEQLKKGGRLIYVGAGTSGRLGILDASECPPTYSTPPEQIVAVIAGGAKAIQTAQEGVEDRPEEGQAAMVELDVSANDIVIGIAASGRTPYTVGAMEEAKARGAVVAAVVCTPHSAMEQVAHYTMKAEVGPEVITGSTRMKAGTAQKLILNTLTTTAMVRIGKVYSNLMVDLTATNEKLRLRARTIVAEAAGVSLEEAERALAAYGSAKPAILSLVTGLTGEQVTQLLAKHDGYLRRAIAEAVRGDE; translated from the coding sequence ATGAACTTACAAAGTATTTTAACAGAGCGCAGAAATCCCGCGACGGAACAGATCGACCAACTGTCGACGTTAGAGATTGTGCAATTAATTAACGATGAAGATCAAAAAGTGCCGCAAGTGATTGCCGGTATTTTACCGACGATCGCCACAGTCGTAGACAAGATCGTAGAGCAGTTAAAAAAAGGTGGCCGTTTAATTTACGTCGGGGCAGGGACGAGTGGTCGCTTGGGCATTTTGGACGCTTCTGAATGCCCCCCGACATACAGTACGCCGCCAGAGCAAATCGTCGCCGTCATCGCCGGGGGAGCAAAGGCGATTCAAACGGCGCAAGAAGGGGTCGAAGACCGTCCCGAAGAAGGGCAAGCGGCGATGGTTGAGCTGGACGTATCCGCCAACGACATCGTGATCGGGATCGCGGCAAGTGGCCGTACGCCGTATACGGTTGGGGCGATGGAAGAAGCGAAGGCGCGCGGTGCAGTCGTCGCAGCTGTCGTCTGTACGCCCCATTCGGCGATGGAGCAGGTTGCGCATTATACGATGAAAGCGGAAGTCGGGCCGGAAGTGATTACGGGATCGACGCGCATGAAGGCTGGGACAGCGCAAAAACTCATTTTAAACACGCTGACGACGACGGCGATGGTCAGAATCGGGAAAGTGTACAGCAATTTGATGGTTGACCTCACTGCGACGAACGAAAAGCTAAGGTTGCGGGCGCGAACAATCGTTGCCGAAGCCGCGGGTGTCAGCTTGGAGGAGGCGGAACGGGCGCTCGCGGCATACGGAAGTGCCAAACCGGCGATCCTCTCGCTCGTCACCGGTCTTACGGGCGAGCAAGTGACGCAGTTGTTGGCAAAGCACGACGGTTATTTGCGCCGGGCGATTGCGGAGGCTGTGCGGGGGGACGAATGA